In Candidatus Berkelbacteria bacterium, the DNA window CTTGATGGCGTTGCGAGCACCGGCGATCTCGGATAGCGCTTCATGGTTCGTTTTGTACCACTGGGCGATATCTTTGATCTTGGCGACCTTCTCGACCTCACCGAGCCACGCAGAGAGCTTAAGACCCTCCTTAGTGGTGGCGGCGCGGTTACCGGACGACTTAGCGGACTTGTAAGCGCTGCTTCGCCGGTTCACTTCCCGCTTGATGCGGTTAGAGACTCGGGCGCGTTCGCGCTCGGCAGCAAGGCGTTCGGCCTCGTTCCGGGCATCGACGGCCGCCTTCTCAGCAGCTCTCAGACGCTCGATCTCGTTCTTGGCGCTTTCGAGCTCGAAGCGGATGCTCTCGATATCGCTTTTGCCAAGTCCGTTGCCCTCGCCGGTACCGCCTTTGGTGTGGTCGATGACGCAGTCCTCTTGACCGCACGTCTCGCACATCTTGTGAGCTTTCTCACAGTCCCAGTGCCCTTGCGAGCACTGCGAGTGCATTTTTGTGCAGTCGGGGACCGGGCAGTCCGGTCGGTTGCAAGCGTGAGTCTGCTTGGTTGGAGGCGGAGTCTGCTGTTGCTGACCCCACTCATCGGGGATTTTCTGGGCTGTCGCGAAAGTCGCGACGAGCACGATGACGAATAGAGCGATTAACTTTCGCATGTTCTGTTTCTCCTAGTTTTTGGCTGTGTGCCACGCTGCGCTTCCCGTCGGGTTACGCAGTGTCGGGCGCGAGTATAACAGGTATAGCCCCAGAAGTCAACGGTTTAGGGCGGGGAAATTAATAGCTATTTCAGGATGCCAATGAGGCAACCAAACCGACCTTCGGGCGTTTTATCTTGCTCACTGCGACGATGCGAATAGAATTTTTTGTTTTTACGGGTGTCGATACCGCTGTTTTCGATATTTTTCGGGTCAATCCCGGCTTCAGCTAGCTGATCGAGAGCGAATTTAATCCAATCGGCTTGGAACTGGTTGCCCACCTTCTTTATATACGGCTTCCAGGCTTTCAGCCGTTCAGGGCTAATCTCATGAAAATCTTTAAAAAGTGAGGACTCTTTCTGCAGTGCGGGCGAGAGACCGACGATGATCTTCGAGGCGTCGCAGTTGAACTTTTTAACCATATATTCTACGGCCAACTGAGGAACTTCTTTGTCTACGCCCCGCCAACCGCAGTGAACCAAGCCGCAAACCCGTTTTTCAGGTTCAAACAGAAAAAGCGCCAGACAATCGCCCACAATGACGAACAGGTAAGTACCCGGAGAAGTGGTGAAAAAGCCGTCGCCAGCAATTCCCTCGGAGGGGCTATCTATCCCCCGTCCTCGATCTGTTGCGTCTAAATCATAAAACTTCTTACCACCAACAACCTGCGTGGCGACGACGTCGTGTTCGTTAATCCCTAAATCCTTAAAAAATAGACGTCGTTTGTCTCGTACATCCTTGGCGGTTTGCTGATTGTTTTCGGCCCATTTATAGGACAAATTACCGTAATCTGTCGTCGAGATGCCATGCACAATATTCGGTAGTTTTGAGAACTGCTTAAAACGAAGAAGGCCCATCATGCTTCGTAGTGTAGCAGATGGGCCTTCGGTTTGGGTCAGTCACCTGAACCCAAAGTCATGACTTCTCGTAGCTCGCTCTCAAGCGTCGCCTTCTCCTGCGGGTTGGTTTCCCGCTTGATTGCCTCGACGAGGCAGTCGCGGGCGTCGCCGTATTGGCAACGCTCGAAGTTGTGACGCGCGAGCAACGAATGAAAGATCGATTCGTTCGGACATTGTTTGGCAGCGTGACGCAGCCACTTGCTGTCGAACGGTAC includes these proteins:
- a CDS encoding polyphenol oxidase family protein; the protein is MMGLLRFKQFSKLPNIVHGISTTDYGNLSYKWAENNQQTAKDVRDKRRLFFKDLGINEHDVVATQVVGGKKFYDLDATDRGRGIDSPSEGIAGDGFFTTSPGTYLFVIVGDCLALFLFEPEKRVCGLVHCGWRGVDKEVPQLAVEYMVKKFNCDASKIIVGLSPALQKESSLFKDFHEISPERLKAWKPYIKKVGNQFQADWIKFALDQLAEAGIDPKNIENSGIDTRKNKKFYSHRRSEQDKTPEGRFGCLIGILK